Proteins found in one Thermoplasma sp. Kam2015 genomic segment:
- a CDS encoding cytosine permease translates to MDVKVSEHGIEIIGVDPIPADARIMNSWKMMVFWSMASASALTPLIGYLLYPLGLIYMLIAITIAFFIGFIPVGIFSDMGRLIPVPAMILSRRTLGYASSSIMSLVFTFVNLGWFGLNDITGGLILSSVTSSSPVIWISFMALVQILLVMFGAKYLEKFYRYTAVLLVLSYAILAYLLFTIYHPDIALLLHPSSQVNWGSAIGLVLAFSILAWAYKVSTISRFARSRENGESMQKRIGYFIAPSIGIILPVYLMGSLGLISQAVTGNWNLAAVRFGGIGGLESLIAITASIGASLAIIHTNSMNLYPATADLLSAIEGLFKRNMKKYAQPISTMILGSLGAVLAYLGILNYASGFLNISGSIIFPFTFLLIADWFMVIRRSSRYMDLYSIPKTGVGNANIAGVLGLVTGIFLNLTPLEPLNDVFLYFPQDLFGSIMGMLVFIIITKVLQRVNMAPEEREADRTAE, encoded by the coding sequence ATGGATGTCAAAGTAAGCGAGCATGGTATTGAGATAATAGGAGTGGATCCAATTCCAGCAGATGCCAGGATCATGAATTCCTGGAAAATGATGGTGTTCTGGTCCATGGCCAGTGCATCTGCGCTAACTCCACTGATAGGTTATCTTCTTTATCCCCTCGGTCTGATATACATGTTGATAGCAATAACGATCGCATTTTTCATAGGCTTCATACCAGTGGGCATATTCTCCGATATGGGGAGGTTAATCCCTGTACCTGCGATGATCCTTTCGCGAAGGACACTCGGATACGCTTCATCAAGCATCATGTCGCTTGTTTTCACCTTTGTGAATCTTGGCTGGTTCGGTCTTAACGATATAACCGGAGGTCTCATACTTTCCTCCGTGACATCATCTTCGCCAGTGATATGGATATCTTTCATGGCACTTGTCCAGATACTGCTTGTGATGTTCGGCGCGAAATACCTTGAAAAATTCTATAGATATACGGCTGTACTCCTTGTTCTGAGTTATGCGATCTTGGCCTATCTGCTGTTCACCATATACCATCCCGATATCGCACTTCTTCTCCACCCATCATCGCAAGTGAACTGGGGCTCAGCTATAGGGCTTGTCCTTGCATTTTCCATACTTGCCTGGGCCTATAAGGTGTCCACGATAAGCAGATTTGCCAGGAGCAGGGAGAACGGAGAATCAATGCAGAAAAGGATAGGTTACTTCATTGCACCGTCGATAGGAATAATACTGCCGGTCTATCTGATGGGTTCACTCGGCCTAATTTCACAGGCTGTAACTGGGAACTGGAATCTTGCTGCTGTAAGATTCGGAGGCATAGGAGGTCTGGAAAGTCTTATAGCCATAACGGCTTCCATCGGTGCTTCTCTTGCAATAATACACACAAATTCCATGAATCTCTATCCTGCCACGGCGGATCTGCTCTCAGCAATAGAGGGTCTTTTCAAAAGAAACATGAAGAAATATGCGCAGCCCATTTCAACCATGATCCTCGGTTCTCTCGGTGCCGTTTTGGCTTATTTGGGTATTCTCAACTATGCATCCGGGTTCCTCAACATCAGCGGATCCATAATATTTCCATTTACCTTCCTGCTGATAGCTGATTGGTTCATGGTTATTCGAAGATCGTCCAGATATATGGATCTTTACTCAATACCCAAGACAGGAGTTGGTAATGCAAACATAGCCGGTGTCCTGGGTCTCGTTACAGGTATATTTCTCAACCTCACGCCTCTGGAACCATTGAATGACGTATTTCTCTATTTTCCACAGGATCTGTTTGGTTCGATCATGGGCATGTTGGTCTTCATCATCATTACGAAGGTGTTGCAAAGGGTGAACATGGCTCCGGAAGAAAGAGAAGCAGATCGTACCGCTGAATGA
- a CDS encoding thymidine kinase encodes MSGNPGKIITITGPMFSGKTSRLIELMERHILAGRNVTLFKPEIDSRYSENEVVTHKGMKLPAIIAPTDERFGEFLDAHAKNSGILGFDEAQFWKPSARLPQRLEDLANSGRIVYVAALNRDHFGNPFRITADILAISDEIYVLSAVCSKCGNDAIFTQRIINGVPAFGEIIRIGGKDLYEPRCRNCFVWPSTQMRIGDI; translated from the coding sequence ATGAGTGGGAACCCCGGGAAGATAATCACCATAACCGGCCCCATGTTCTCTGGAAAGACCTCAAGGTTGATAGAGCTCATGGAGAGGCATATACTGGCCGGAAGGAATGTGACGCTCTTCAAACCAGAAATAGATTCAAGATATTCTGAGAACGAGGTGGTAACGCATAAGGGAATGAAGTTGCCAGCTATTATTGCGCCTACAGATGAAAGATTTGGAGAATTCCTGGACGCACATGCGAAGAATTCCGGCATCCTTGGTTTCGATGAGGCCCAGTTCTGGAAGCCATCAGCAAGATTGCCCCAGAGACTTGAGGACCTGGCCAATTCTGGTAGAATCGTGTACGTGGCTGCGCTAAACAGGGATCACTTTGGAAATCCATTTCGGATCACTGCCGATATACTGGCTATATCCGACGAAATATACGTGCTAAGTGCAGTCTGCTCTAAATGCGGGAATGACGCCATATTCACTCAGCGTATCATCAATGGTGTACCGGCATTCGGAGAGATCATACGTATAGGCGGCAAGGATCTATACGAACCACGCTGCAGGAACTGCTTTGTGTGGCCCTCCACGCAGATGCGCATAGGCGACATATGA